The nucleotide window ATCAGGGATGGTCCTGCACACATCAGGAGGTACACAGCACAGCGGAGCCTCGAGGACTTCTCGCCGGTGCTGAGGATGCCTGCGAGGCACCAGATACTCCCTGTGGATATCGGCAGAGATGGCCTCAGGATACTCCAGGCAGCCTACGAGCTGCAGCCATCAACTTACGAGGAGCTGATGGCTCTCAGGGGGATGGGCCCGAAGAGGATACGCGCCTTATCCCTGATAGCAGAGCTTATTTTCGGGGCACCGCCGAGCTGGAGGGATCCTGCGAGGTACAGCTTCGCCCACGGCGGGAAGGACGGGCATCCGTATCCGGTGGACAGGGAGAACTACGATCGGAGCATAGAGCACCTCAGAGAGGCGCTTAAGGAGGCGAAGCTGGGAGATAGGGAGAGGTACGGGGCTATGAAGCGGCTCTCAGAATTCATCAGCAGATCGCGTTCTGGGTGAACTTATGGCCAGAGATCAGAGGGACTACTACTACAGGAAGGCGAAGGAGGAGGGCTACCGGGCGAGGTCAGCTTACAAGCTGAAGCAGATAAATGACAAGTTTCACATCATCCGCAAGGGATCAAAAGTTGTCGATCTCGGCGCAGCGCCCGGCGGCTGGCTGCAGGTAGCGAAGGAGCTCTCCGGCGGCACTGTTGTGGGGGTGGATCTGGAGAGGATAGAGCCGGTTGAGGGCGCTGTGACGATACAGGGGGACATCACGAAGGAGGAGACCCTGGAGGCGATAGCAGCTGCTCTAGGAGGGCAGGCGGACGTTGTGATATCGGATGCTGCCCCGAACCTCTCAGGTATATGGGATGTTGACCATGCCAGATCGATAGACCTCTCGAGGGCAGCGCTCAGGATAGCGAAGCGTCTTCTGCGGCCTGGCGGCAGCTTTCTCGTGAAGGTCTTCCAGGGGGATATGTTCGATGACTACATAGAGGAGGTGAAACGCGAGTTCAGCTCAGTACATGCGTACACACCACCTGCATCCAGGAAGGAGAGCGCTGAGATCTATGTGATAGGGAAGAAGCTGCTCAGCGCGCCTGTGAGAGCCGGTGAGATCTACGAGGTCACGATAGAAACCGCTGGACGCACCGGCGACGGGATAGCGATGATCAAAGGCTTCGCTGTGATCGTGAAGGATGCCTCCCCGGGAGAGAGGCTCAGGATAAAGATAGGAGCTGTCAAGCAGAGGTTCGCCTTCGCATCGATAGTGGAGAGGCTTTGAGTCTGCTGAACAGCCCGCTGCCTCACGCTTCATGCGTCCCCCATACCCGAACCGGTTCCGCCCTGATAGCGAGCAGCGGGGCGCAAAATCCCCGGGGAGGATGTCATGTCCCCACCACATGAGAAAACATTCCGCCGCATATCCGGGCCGTCTCGTACTGAGCACATTTGTGGCTCAGATGCTACACCAGAGACCCCAGCATGAATGCGAGGAGCGCCAGGGCCATTCCAATCTTTATACACCTCTGAGATCCGGATGCATCGCCGCGGAGCATTCTGTTTACGGATACCAGAAACGCAAGATTTGCTATGCTGACCGTAGCCATGTATTCGATCCCCAGCGGTACAAGATAGCTCAGCATTATCGCCATGATCAGAGCAAGAGATGCCAGGACGAATGATCTTCTCTCTCCAATGAACGCAGGAAGCGTTTTCGCGCCATGTGCAAGATCTCCTGGAAGATCCTCGATGTCCTTGACGATCTCCCTGCTCAGGGTTGCGAGGGCTGAGAGGATGGAGAGAAATGCTGTTACGCTCGATGGCACTGCGGCAAGCCCACCGAAGAGGAAGGTTGTGCCTGTGAGATACGAGACCGCGATGTTGCCCGCGAGAGGCAGACCCTTGAGCCTAGCAGCGTAGATGACGAGCACGGACGAGTTCAGCAGGGCCAGCGCCATGCACATCTGATTTATCAGTCCAGAGATAGCGCATCCCGCTACGAAGAGCGTAACCGACCACATCAGAGCTGCACGCGGGGAGAGCCTGCCGCTCGGTATCGGCCGCTCAGGACGGTTTACTGCATCGATCTCTCTATCAAAGAAGTCGTTTACCGCATTGCCCCCGCCGGTTATCAGAAACACCGCAGAGAATACAAGAGCAGCCACATGCAGCGACTGCGGGGGTGCGCCTGATGCGATCATGCCTATGAGAGATGCAGCTCCTGCCATAGCGCAGTTCGCAGGGCGCATGATCTCCAGCAGGATCAAGAAGAGCGCCTCCGATTTTTGGTACTGAGGGAAGAGCTCACAAGGAAAAAGACATAGAGCTCCGCTAAGTAACTGTCGATCGGCCTTCTCTGCGAGGCGTTCATCTTTACCAGGTAGGTCCTCCTCCCCCTGAATGTGGTCCTGCTCCTTTTCACGAGCCCCTTCCTCTCCAGGCTGCAAACAATACGCGAGCACCTGCTGCTGCTTATGCCGAGAAGCCTAGCCAGCTCAGACTGCACGATCCCATCGCTGCCGATCAGGGCCAGAACTCCCTCCTCGAGCGGTCTGCAGTGCCTCAACCCTGCACCACTCAATCCCACGCCTCCGATGCAGGAGCATCTAGAAGATTTTCTGAATATATATTTTTTACCTAGCAGCCAATTGGTCTGTCTGGAGAGGCAGATGGACTCCTGAACCATGTATCTTTATACGAAAAACAACCTCGGTATACAAATCCACACCCACCGGCGTAGTTACGTTCAGTGAATTCTACTTTCGGGAACGATGCCCAACACCAGTAGCACATCCATTAAATTCCGGATGCTCTTGATATCTATGATAGCGGGTGCATGCTGACGCACGCATAAGACAAAATTATTTGCTCAGGAGTAAACTTTTTTGTTTAAAAATCTTTAAATAAAAATTTGTTCCCTCTGGTAGCGGTGATCGCATGGGCATGCTTGAGGATGCAGCAGCCGGAAGGCTGAATGACGAGATGAAATATGTGGCGCAGGCTGAGGGGAAGACCCCTGAGTTCATATGCAGAGGTATCGCAACCGGAAGAATAGTGATACCCGTCTCCCCATACAGAGAGACCAGGCCGGTGGGTATAGGAAAGGGTCTGCGAACAAAGGTGAATGCATCCATAGGTACAAGCTCCGATATTGTGGATGTGGATGTGGAGGTCGAGAAGGCGCGCGCTGCAGAGGGCGCAGGGGCTGACACGCTGATGGAGCTCTCGACAGGCGGAGACCTTCGCGAGATCCGGAGGAGGGTGATAGAGGCGACGAGCCTCAGTGTGGGAAGCGTGCCGCTTTATCAGGCCTTCATCGAGGCGATAAGAAAGCACGGCGCCGGAGTTGACATGACAGAGGATGAGCTCTTCCGGGCGGTGGATGAGCAGGCGAGGATGGGCACGAACTTCATGGCTATACACACAGGCATAAACAGAATCTGCCTGGAGCGTCTGAAGGCGCAGGGCGGCAGGTTCGGAGGGCTCTGCAGCCGAGGCGGCGCCTTCATGATAGCCTGGATGATTCATAACGAAAAGGAGAACCCGCTGTACAGCGAGTTTGACTATCTTCTTGATATACTGAAGGAGCATGAGGTGACCCTGAGCCTTGGAAACGGCCTGCGTGCAGGTGCGATTCACGACTCGACAGACAGGGCTCAGATACAGGAGCTTATAATCAATGCGGAGCTCGCGGACAGGGCGCAGGCTGCGGGCGTCCAGACGATCGTCGAGGGGCCGGGGCACATACCCATTGATGAGATAGAGGCGAATGTCAAGGTGATGAAGCGCCTCACAAATGAGCGGCCGTTCTACATGCTGGGTCCTCTGGTGACAGATATAGCTCCGGGCTACGATCACATCGTGGCTGCTGTCGGGGCGAGCCTCTCCAGCGCATACGGCGCGGACTTCATCTGCTATGTCACACCTGCGGAGCACCTCGCGCTTCCCACTCCTGAGGATGTCAGGGAAGGGGTCATCGCAGCGAGGATCGCTGCTCACATCGGGGACATGATAAAGCTCGGCATCAGAGACCAAGATCTGGAGATGGGCAGGGCGAGGAGAGACCTGCTCTGGGAGAGGCAGTTCGAGCTCGCTTTGGATCCGCAGAGAGCCAGGCAGATCAGAGCTGAGAGGGAGCCCGCGGATAGCAGGGTCTGCACGATGTGCGGCGACTACTGCGCTCTGAAAATAATAAAGAGCAGCATCGATCTTAGCAGATAGCTTCCAGGATCCGGCGGGATGTTTATGCAAGCCCATTCGCAGCGTATGGATCTGCCAATGTCCCGTTCTCTTAGAGGTGTTCGCGGTGCCTGCAGCATCTACCCTATGGGTCTGTTGATCCGGCCACTGGATCTATAAATCATAAGCACAGGCTACCACCCGGGAAGGGCTTTCCATGCGAGAATATCTTCTGGGCAACGTGGCAATCGCAAGAGGGATCCTGGAGGCCGGTGCAGGTCTTGTGGCCGGATATCCAGGAACCCCATCGTCTGAGATCATAGATACCCTTTCAGGTATCGCATCCAGGTATGACATCCATGTCGAATGGTCTGTCAATGAGAAGGCTGCTCTTGAGGTCGCAATAGGCGGGTCCTGGGCCGGAACGCGATCCGTCGCGACGATGAAGCACGTCGGCCTGAATGTAGCAGCCGACCCGTTCATGACGCTGGCGTATCTAGGGGTCGACGCCGGGCTCGTAATAGTCTCTGCTGATGATCCTTACTGCCACTCGTCTCAGAACGAGCAGGACACGAGGCGGTATGCGCAGTTCGCATCTGTTCCCTGCCTCGATCCCGCTGACCCGCAGGAGGCGAAGGACATGACGGTCTACGCATTCAGCCTATCAGAGCGTTTCAGCGTGCCGGTGCTCCTCCGCCCCACGACACGCGTATCGCACGCGAGATCTGATGTGGAGCTCGGCGAGATACCTGATGGCAGGAGAAGGGGCCGTGGATTCAGAAAGGATCCTGCGCGGCGTGTCTCCCTGCCCGTAAATGCGAGGCGTCTCCACAGGGAGCTGATCGATAAGCAGAGGGATATCGAGAGAGAGCTCGAATCCGCCCCCTGGAACAGGCTTGCGCTGAGAGGGGATGTGGGTGTGATAGCCTCAGGCATAGCGGGTCTCTACGCAGAGGAGGCTCTGGCAAATCTTGGTGAGGACCTCTCCCTGCTACGTATAGGCACATATCCAGCTCCATCGCGCATGATCGAGGAGATCGTGAAGCACACATCCAGGGTCATGGTGGTCGAGGAGCTCGAGCCGGTCATTGAGGAGCAGGTCGAAATGGTGGCGAAACGCTTCAATCCGGAGCTGGAGATCCTGGGGAAGAGAAGCGGTGATATCCCCAGAGCTGGCGAACTGGATCTCCTCACGGTGAGAAATGCGATCGCCAGGATGCTCGGCATG belongs to Methanothrix sp. and includes:
- the thiC gene encoding phosphomethylpyrimidine synthase ThiC, with the translated sequence MGMLEDAAAGRLNDEMKYVAQAEGKTPEFICRGIATGRIVIPVSPYRETRPVGIGKGLRTKVNASIGTSSDIVDVDVEVEKARAAEGAGADTLMELSTGGDLREIRRRVIEATSLSVGSVPLYQAFIEAIRKHGAGVDMTEDELFRAVDEQARMGTNFMAIHTGINRICLERLKAQGGRFGGLCSRGGAFMIAWMIHNEKENPLYSEFDYLLDILKEHEVTLSLGNGLRAGAIHDSTDRAQIQELIINAELADRAQAAGVQTIVEGPGHIPIDEIEANVKVMKRLTNERPFYMLGPLVTDIAPGYDHIVAAVGASLSSAYGADFICYVTPAEHLALPTPEDVREGVIAARIAAHIGDMIKLGIRDQDLEMGRARRDLLWERQFELALDPQRARQIRAEREPADSRVCTMCGDYCALKIIKSSIDLSR
- a CDS encoding geranylgeranylglycerol-phosphate geranylgeranyltransferase; translation: MILLEIMRPANCAMAGAASLIGMIASGAPPQSLHVAALVFSAVFLITGGGNAVNDFFDREIDAVNRPERPIPSGRLSPRAALMWSVTLFVAGCAISGLINQMCMALALLNSSVLVIYAARLKGLPLAGNIAVSYLTGTTFLFGGLAAVPSSVTAFLSILSALATLSREIVKDIEDLPGDLAHGAKTLPAFIGERRSFVLASLALIMAIMLSYLVPLGIEYMATVSIANLAFLVSVNRMLRGDASGSQRCIKIGMALALLAFMLGSLV
- the iorA gene encoding indolepyruvate ferredoxin oxidoreductase subunit alpha — encoded protein: MREYLLGNVAIARGILEAGAGLVAGYPGTPSSEIIDTLSGIASRYDIHVEWSVNEKAALEVAIGGSWAGTRSVATMKHVGLNVAADPFMTLAYLGVDAGLVIVSADDPYCHSSQNEQDTRRYAQFASVPCLDPADPQEAKDMTVYAFSLSERFSVPVLLRPTTRVSHARSDVELGEIPDGRRRGRGFRKDPARRVSLPVNARRLHRELIDKQRDIERELESAPWNRLALRGDVGVIASGIAGLYAEEALANLGEDLSLLRIGTYPAPSRMIEEIVKHTSRVMVVEELEPVIEEQVEMVAKRFNPELEILGKRSGDIPRAGELDLLTVRNAIARMLGMSVTVPGDLPGAEIVPPRPPSLCPGCGHRAAYYAMRKAFGKDAIYTNDIGCYTIGVSMGTVDTCLCMGASITIGSGIRFGGDERPVCCCIGDSTFLHAGMTGLLNAAYNRSRMTVAILDNSTTAMTGHQPHPGTGITATGEESVRISLEGIAKALGAGHVECVDPYNLEESIGAFTRARDFPGLSVVVSRAPCRILLRRKGERFRRYRVTDECVGCRQCVEFNCPAIEFDEKAAINQLCTGCGVCAQICPKGAIEVVK
- a CDS encoding 23S rRNA (uridine(2552)-2'-O)-methyltransferase, encoding MARDQRDYYYRKAKEEGYRARSAYKLKQINDKFHIIRKGSKVVDLGAAPGGWLQVAKELSGGTVVGVDLERIEPVEGAVTIQGDITKEETLEAIAAALGGQADVVISDAAPNLSGIWDVDHARSIDLSRAALRIAKRLLRPGGSFLVKVFQGDMFDDYIEEVKREFSSVHAYTPPASRKESAEIYVIGKKLLSAPVRAGEIYEVTIETAGRTGDGIAMIKGFAVIVKDASPGERLRIKIGAVKQRFAFASIVERL
- a CDS encoding helix-turn-helix domain-containing protein, encoding MRHCRPLEEGVLALIGSDGIVQSELARLLGISSSRCSRIVCSLERKGLVKRSRTTFRGRRTYLVKMNASQRRPIDSYLAELYVFFLVSSSLSTKNRRRSS